One window of the Rhizobiaceae bacterium genome contains the following:
- a CDS encoding diacylglycerol kinase family lipid kinase — protein sequence MRFHTVLNSDGGTLRTTDLKALTDRIARTLAEHDHSVSFEVVSGEEVVTALERAARARKVDVVMAGGGDGTISAAAAALMGKKKALAVLPAGTMNLFARGLGIPLSLDKAIEAFATGEAKAVDTATANGRPFVHQFSIGMHAKMVHLRSKMEFGSRWGKMGASARAAYATLMTPPSLRVGLKFRDVELTTRTTGIGITNNLFGEGTLPYAHDPAGGTLGVYITVARQRGELLRFIAKLARGKWRDNEQVEVHEAEEAVLTILSKRFRHSCVIDGELMKLDRETTLKIHPSSLNVWVPRTEGTERPESGRRKNAVRA from the coding sequence TTGCGTTTCCACACGGTTCTCAACAGCGACGGGGGCACCCTTCGCACCACGGATTTGAAAGCGCTCACGGATCGCATCGCCAGGACGTTGGCGGAACACGACCATTCGGTTTCCTTCGAGGTGGTGTCGGGCGAGGAAGTGGTGACCGCGCTGGAACGCGCCGCCCGTGCCCGCAAGGTCGACGTGGTCATGGCGGGCGGCGGGGACGGCACCATTTCAGCCGCCGCCGCAGCGCTGATGGGCAAGAAGAAGGCGCTCGCCGTCCTGCCCGCCGGAACCATGAATCTCTTTGCACGCGGATTGGGAATTCCCCTGTCGCTGGACAAGGCGATCGAGGCTTTCGCGACCGGCGAGGCGAAGGCCGTCGACACGGCAACGGCCAACGGCCGTCCGTTCGTGCACCAGTTTTCGATCGGCATGCATGCGAAAATGGTGCATTTGAGATCGAAGATGGAATTCGGGTCGCGATGGGGAAAGATGGGCGCCTCGGCACGCGCGGCCTATGCAACCCTGATGACCCCGCCTTCCCTGCGGGTCGGACTGAAATTCCGCGACGTGGAGCTGACCACCAGGACGACAGGGATCGGGATAACCAACAATCTCTTCGGCGAGGGCACATTGCCTTACGCGCATGATCCGGCCGGCGGCACGTTGGGTGTCTATATTACCGTGGCGCGGCAGCGCGGGGAACTATTGAGATTCATTGCGAAGCTCGCCCGCGGCAAATGGCGCGACAACGAACAGGTGGAAGTTCACGAGGCGGAGGAAGCGGTTCTTACAATCCTTTCCAAGCGTTTCCGCCACAGTTGCGTCATCGACGGAGAATTGATGAAGCTCGACCGGGAAACGACCCTGAAAATCCACCCCTCTTCGCTCAACGTATGGGTGCCCAGGACCGAGGGCACCGAAAGACCGGAATCGGGCAGGCGAAAAAATGCCGTTCGCGCCTAG
- a CDS encoding PAS domain-containing protein, translated as MAFAQLEELLAITGLPAEIAQLLADPEHRAALGKFRLPRCDPDIDKLVDLASAVFAAPVTLVSLADMESRWETSRTGVDDTTDMRVHAMLTALAVVAPDGVFASADARTEPGLAAVAMAGTGFCAAAALTFDGARVGALCVVAPEPRPPDAFRLDRLANFAALASSLLALKDSEQRGSVAALALTRVEKRHQLALEAATIASWMWDVKTDMVECDPLLPQLFNLRPGTRLRARKLFFAIDRRDLRQTTRELDAALATGADYSGEYRIRGASPPRWVSTRGRVIERDGEGKPSLVIGVSYDVTRRRSTEESQHTLLRELNHRVKNTLATVQALASQTARHTRQPEEFVEAFSARLQSLGRAHGLLSDHEWRGISLRDLVRLQTLPFDDVRSSRFNVVGPMVWLTPDQALALGVMLHELASNAARHGALSVPGGAVDISAAMDGQNDMQRIVLVWQERGGPVVAAPGRVGFGSLLIRRSLDKLLKSSVKHEFRPDGVRVEVTLPFEASAL; from the coding sequence ATGGCTTTCGCCCAGCTAGAGGAACTGTTGGCTATAACCGGACTTCCAGCCGAAATCGCGCAGTTGCTCGCCGACCCCGAACATCGGGCCGCTTTGGGCAAGTTCAGGCTGCCGCGCTGCGATCCCGATATCGACAAGCTTGTCGATCTCGCATCCGCCGTGTTCGCAGCGCCCGTCACGCTTGTCAGTCTGGCAGATATGGAAAGCCGATGGGAAACATCCCGCACCGGCGTGGACGACACCACCGACATGCGCGTTCACGCCATGCTGACAGCGCTTGCAGTGGTTGCCCCGGATGGCGTCTTCGCCAGCGCGGATGCGCGAACGGAACCGGGACTGGCGGCGGTGGCGATGGCCGGAACCGGCTTTTGCGCCGCCGCGGCTCTGACATTCGACGGGGCCAGGGTGGGCGCACTGTGCGTCGTCGCGCCCGAACCAAGGCCTCCCGATGCGTTTCGGCTCGATCGGCTTGCGAACTTCGCCGCACTGGCATCCAGCCTGCTTGCCCTGAAGGACAGCGAGCAGCGGGGGAGCGTGGCGGCGCTCGCCCTGACCCGCGTGGAAAAACGCCACCAACTCGCGCTGGAAGCGGCGACGATCGCAAGCTGGATGTGGGACGTGAAGACCGACATGGTCGAGTGCGATCCGCTTCTGCCACAGTTGTTCAATCTGCGGCCCGGCACGCGGCTGCGCGCCCGAAAACTCTTTTTCGCGATCGATCGGCGCGATCTGAGGCAGACCACGCGTGAACTCGATGCCGCTCTGGCGACCGGGGCCGATTATTCCGGAGAGTATCGCATACGCGGCGCCAGCCCGCCGCGCTGGGTATCGACGCGCGGCCGGGTCATCGAGCGCGACGGCGAAGGAAAGCCCTCGCTCGTCATCGGCGTGAGCTACGACGTCACGCGCCGCCGCTCCACCGAGGAAAGCCAGCACACGCTGCTCCGCGAGTTGAACCACCGCGTCAAGAACACGCTGGCGACCGTGCAGGCTCTGGCCTCGCAGACGGCCCGGCACACCCGGCAGCCCGAAGAGTTCGTCGAGGCTTTCAGCGCCCGCCTGCAGAGCCTCGGGCGCGCTCACGGCCTGCTGTCCGACCACGAATGGCGTGGCATTTCGCTCCGGGATCTGGTCCGGCTCCAGACCCTGCCCTTCGACGACGTGCGGTCGTCCCGGTTCAACGTTGTCGGTCCCATGGTGTGGCTGACGCCGGATCAGGCGCTGGCGCTCGGCGTCATGCTGCATGAACTGGCGAGCAACGCGGCCCGCCACGGGGCGCTTTCCGTGCCCGGAGGCGCCGTGGACATCTCCGCTGCCATGGACGGCCAGAACGACATGCAGCGCATCGTGCTCGTCTGGCAGGAGCGCGGAGGCCCTGTTGTCGCCGCGCCCGGCCGCGTGGGCTTCGGCTCACTCCTCATCAGGCGCAGTCTCGACAAGCTGCTGAAGAGCAGCGTGAAGCATGAATTCCGCCCGGACGGCGTCAGGGTCGAGGTGACGCTGCCGTTCGAAGCGTCTGCACTGTGA
- a CDS encoding Crp/Fnr family transcriptional regulator has translation MAEETAKRAVGKTTPCVNCPLRPRPVFRNFEPDELAFVSGFKRGELVVERGSTILHEGSRSAHLHTVLQGWGFRYKLMSDGRRQILNYILPGDLIGLQASLVGEMEHSVDALSPMVLCTFDRERLRELYVRFPGLAFDVTWLASREEQMLDENLLSVGRRSAVERAAYILAFLSARARLLGARPDEPVRIPITQQHVADTLGLSLVHTNRTMKKLADRHLIAWRDGACQVLDVDALAAVARWRGLGERTRPLI, from the coding sequence ATGGCGGAAGAGACTGCCAAGCGTGCGGTCGGCAAGACAACGCCTTGCGTCAACTGCCCGTTGAGACCGCGTCCGGTATTTCGCAACTTCGAGCCTGACGAACTCGCCTTCGTCAGCGGATTCAAGCGCGGGGAACTGGTGGTCGAACGCGGTTCGACCATCCTGCACGAGGGCAGTCGCAGCGCCCATCTCCATACGGTGCTGCAAGGATGGGGCTTCCGCTACAAGCTGATGTCGGACGGCAGGCGGCAGATCCTGAATTACATCCTGCCCGGAGATCTCATCGGGTTGCAGGCGAGCCTTGTCGGAGAGATGGAGCATTCCGTCGATGCGCTATCGCCCATGGTGCTCTGCACCTTCGACCGGGAGCGCCTGCGCGAACTCTATGTGCGCTTTCCCGGCCTTGCCTTCGACGTGACATGGCTGGCGTCGCGCGAGGAGCAGATGCTGGACGAAAACCTGTTGAGCGTTGGCCGCCGCAGCGCGGTCGAGCGTGCAGCCTACATCCTCGCTTTCCTGTCGGCGCGGGCGCGTCTGCTCGGGGCGCGGCCCGATGAACCGGTGCGCATTCCGATCACGCAGCAGCATGTCGCCGATACACTCGGCCTTTCCCTCGTGCATACGAATCGCACGATGAAGAAACTCGCGGACCGTCATCTGATCGCATGGCGGGATGGCGCGTGCCAGGTTCTCGACGTCGATGCCCTGGCCGCCGTCGCGCGATGGAGAGGTCTCGGCGAACGGACGCGCCCCCTGATCTGA
- a CDS encoding response regulator has product MTNNPLTGLRLLVLEDEFLIAMDVEQLCRDHGAADVVVCKNLQEANAVPGPYDAAIIDLILHNESTLPFAERLRSEGVPFIFASGYTERGDVAEAFPGVSIVGKPYQGDDLIGALADAIRSRSGR; this is encoded by the coding sequence TTGACCAATAATCCTTTGACGGGCCTTCGCCTGCTTGTTCTCGAAGACGAATTCCTCATCGCTATGGATGTCGAGCAACTGTGCCGGGATCATGGCGCCGCGGACGTCGTGGTATGCAAGAACCTCCAGGAGGCCAATGCCGTACCCGGACCGTACGACGCGGCCATCATCGACCTGATATTACACAATGAAAGCACGCTGCCTTTCGCGGAAAGGCTGCGCAGCGAAGGCGTGCCCTTCATCTTCGCTTCGGGCTATACGGAACGCGGCGATGTGGCGGAGGCGTTTCCGGGCGTTTCCATCGTCGGAAAACCCTACCAGGGCGACGACCTCATCGGCGCGCTGGCGGACGCGATCCGCTCCAGATCAGGCCGCTGA
- a CDS encoding RNA polymerase sigma factor yields MAVSPGFKADLLAAIPSLRAFAVSLSQNADKADDLVQETLVKAWDKHESFQMGTNLKAWLFTILRNEFYSQMRKRGREVQDTDGAMTARLAVHPSQQGKLDLQDFRAALEQLPEDQREAIILIGASGFSYEEAALICGCAVGTIKSRVSRARTRLQDILKVSGEAEYGPDAISAQVMGSSAA; encoded by the coding sequence ATGGCGGTCTCTCCCGGTTTCAAGGCGGACCTCTTGGCCGCCATACCGAGCTTGCGCGCCTTTGCGGTGTCGCTTTCGCAGAACGCCGACAAGGCGGACGATCTCGTGCAGGAAACGCTGGTGAAGGCATGGGACAAGCACGAGAGCTTCCAGATGGGCACCAATCTGAAGGCGTGGCTGTTCACCATCCTGCGCAATGAATTCTACTCGCAGATGCGCAAGCGCGGCCGCGAGGTGCAGGATACCGACGGCGCGATGACGGCGCGGCTGGCGGTTCATCCAAGCCAGCAGGGCAAGCTCGACCTTCAGGATTTTCGCGCCGCGCTCGAGCAACTGCCGGAAGATCAGCGCGAGGCGATCATCCTTATCGGCGCTTCCGGCTTCTCTTATGAAGAGGCCGCGCTGATCTGCGGCTGCGCCGTCGGCACGATCAAGAGCCGCGTGAGCCGTGCACGCACGCGGCTTCAGGACATCCTGAAAGTATCGGGCGAGGCGGAATACGGGCCGGATGCGATTTCGGCCCAGGTGATGGGATCGTCAGCGGCCTGA
- a CDS encoding response regulator yields MSLSARIAPHIPFLRRFSRAVSGSQTSGDALVAATLEAIIADISVFPEASSERVALYKLYAKLFTSVAVRIPQETPSALWEQRAAANLGSLAPRQRQAFLLIAVEGFTEEEAADILDVPQEEFANLLSQASAEISRQVATDVMIIEDEPLIAMDIEEMVESLGHRVVGTARTHREAISLFDKTHPKLILADIQLADGSSGIDAVNEILTSTAVPVIFITAFPERLLTGERPEPAFLVTKPFNPEMVKALISQALFFDRQARAAAA; encoded by the coding sequence ATGAGTTTGTCAGCACGAATCGCGCCGCACATTCCGTTCTTGAGACGATTTTCGCGGGCGGTGTCGGGTTCGCAGACAAGTGGCGATGCGCTCGTCGCCGCGACGCTGGAAGCGATAATCGCAGATATTTCCGTATTTCCCGAGGCGTCCAGCGAACGTGTCGCCCTCTACAAGCTCTATGCGAAACTCTTCACGTCTGTGGCGGTTCGCATCCCGCAGGAGACGCCGAGCGCCCTGTGGGAGCAGCGGGCTGCCGCCAATCTCGGATCGCTCGCCCCGCGCCAGCGTCAGGCCTTCCTGCTGATCGCCGTCGAGGGTTTCACTGAAGAGGAGGCCGCCGATATCCTTGATGTGCCGCAGGAGGAATTCGCCAATCTGCTGTCCCAGGCGAGCGCGGAAATCTCGCGTCAGGTGGCCACCGATGTCATGATCATCGAGGATGAGCCGCTGATCGCTATGGACATCGAGGAAATGGTGGAGAGCCTCGGCCACAGGGTCGTAGGCACCGCGCGGACGCATCGCGAGGCGATTTCCCTGTTCGACAAGACCCATCCGAAGCTGATTCTCGCCGATATCCAGCTCGCCGACGGCAGTTCCGGCATAGACGCGGTCAACGAGATCCTGACCTCTACCGCCGTGCCGGTCATCTTCATTACCGCCTTCCCGGAACGCCTGCTGACGGGCGAACGTCCCGAGCCGGCATTCCTCGTCACCAAGCCGTTCAATCCGGAAATGGTGAAAGCGCTGATCAGCCAGGCGCTCTTCTTCGATCGTCAGGCGCGCGCGGCGGCGGCCTAG
- a CDS encoding DUF1328 domain-containing protein translates to MLYWTLVFLVIAIIAGALGFGGIAGTSAGIAQILFFIFLAFLVISLLAGMFRRTS, encoded by the coding sequence ATGCTTTACTGGACACTTGTTTTCCTGGTGATCGCCATCATTGCCGGAGCACTTGGATTTGGCGGAATTGCCGGAACATCTGCGGGTATCGCGCAGATCCTGTTCTTCATCTTCCTGGCATTTCTGGTGATCTCGCTGCTTGCCGGCATGTTCCGGCGCACGTCCTGA
- a CDS encoding RNA pyrophosphohydrolase — protein MPETGTIDPESLPYRPCVGMMVLNQRGLVWCGRRIAEPDSEFTGTDRLWQMPQGGIDDGEDPFAAARRELYEETGIQSIELVAEASRWIKYDLPPHLVGVAFKGKYRGQIQRWFAFRFMGPESEIAIDPPPGGHKAEFEEWAWKPMAELPELIVPFKRAVYEQVIAEFAALSTVPASVR, from the coding sequence ATGCCTGAAACCGGAACGATCGATCCCGAGAGCCTTCCGTATCGCCCCTGCGTGGGAATGATGGTGCTGAACCAGCGCGGGCTGGTGTGGTGCGGGCGTCGCATCGCCGAGCCTGACAGCGAGTTCACCGGCACCGACAGACTGTGGCAGATGCCGCAGGGAGGCATCGACGACGGAGAGGATCCCTTCGCGGCCGCGCGCCGGGAATTATACGAGGAAACGGGAATCCAGTCGATCGAGCTGGTCGCCGAGGCGAGCCGCTGGATAAAGTACGACCTGCCGCCGCATCTGGTCGGCGTCGCGTTCAAGGGGAAGTACCGCGGCCAGATCCAGCGCTGGTTCGCATTCCGCTTCATGGGGCCGGAAAGCGAGATCGCGATCGATCCCCCGCCGGGCGGACACAAGGCGGAATTCGAGGAATGGGCATGGAAGCCGATGGCGGAACTGCCGGAACTGATCGTTCCCTTCAAGCGCGCGGTCTATGAGCAGGTGATCGCCGAATTCGCCGCTCTCTCGACCGTTCCCGCAAGCGTTCGATAG
- a CDS encoding divergent polysaccharide deacetylase family protein, with product MSSVNKEIDRPLGQPAMPLKPARTRVLPARTTVFAVLAGVALVVASGFVATRDRGFRDPAKVVVATPAAVPEPAPQPVAAAAPAEPKVVGSIARSEPSAGPSIIKVNPDDGGAASKGVVVIRDPSAVGQDLRVAHLPDKALIEDSADGKLPARAADGRRPFDVYARPWSGARGARVAIVIGGLGLSQTGTQDAIAKLPPEVTLAFSPQGNSLDRWMQAARHKGHELVLQVPMEPFDYPNVDPGRNTLTVDASPGDNAVRLHKSLARITNYTGVMNYMGARFTADGGAMETLMAELGERGLLYLDDGTSARTAAPELAVKNRVPFAAADATIDGARDRGSILKKLDELERIARAKGFALGTGSAFDVTVGAVAAWVAEARKRGIEIVPVSAVAADPERG from the coding sequence TTGTCGTCAGTGAACAAGGAAATCGACCGTCCGCTCGGCCAGCCGGCGATGCCGTTGAAGCCAGCCCGGACACGTGTCCTGCCAGCGCGCACGACGGTCTTCGCGGTGCTTGCGGGCGTGGCGCTGGTTGTGGCTTCAGGCTTCGTGGCCACGAGGGACCGCGGTTTTCGTGATCCCGCAAAGGTCGTGGTGGCGACGCCGGCAGCCGTTCCGGAGCCGGCTCCGCAGCCTGTCGCCGCGGCCGCGCCGGCGGAGCCAAAGGTCGTAGGTTCCATCGCCCGTTCGGAGCCTTCCGCCGGGCCGTCCATCATCAAGGTCAATCCCGACGATGGCGGTGCTGCAAGCAAGGGCGTCGTGGTCATTCGCGACCCGTCGGCCGTCGGGCAGGATCTGCGTGTGGCGCATCTCCCGGACAAGGCTCTCATCGAGGATTCGGCCGACGGCAAGCTGCCGGCCCGTGCCGCCGACGGCCGGCGTCCCTTCGACGTCTATGCCCGCCCCTGGTCTGGCGCGCGGGGAGCGCGCGTCGCCATCGTCATCGGCGGCCTCGGCCTGTCGCAGACCGGAACGCAGGACGCCATCGCAAAACTTCCGCCGGAGGTGACGCTCGCCTTTTCGCCGCAGGGCAACAGCCTCGACCGCTGGATGCAGGCGGCGCGACACAAGGGGCACGAGCTGGTGCTGCAGGTGCCGATGGAGCCGTTCGACTATCCCAATGTCGATCCGGGACGCAACACGCTGACGGTGGACGCATCGCCCGGCGACAATGCCGTCCGCCTGCACAAGTCGCTCGCGCGCATCACCAACTACACGGGCGTCATGAACTATATGGGCGCGCGTTTCACGGCGGATGGCGGCGCCATGGAAACGCTCATGGCGGAACTCGGCGAGCGCGGCCTGCTCTATCTGGACGACGGGACCTCCGCCCGCACGGCTGCGCCCGAACTCGCGGTAAAGAACCGCGTGCCTTTCGCCGCCGCCGACGCCACGATCGACGGCGCCCGCGATCGCGGCTCGATCCTGAAGAAGCTCGACGAGCTGGAGCGCATCGCCCGCGCCAAGGGCTTCGCGCTCGGCACCGGATCGGCTTTCGACGTGACGGTGGGCGCCGTGGCAGCATGGGTTGCGGAGGCGCGGAAACGCGGCATAGAGATCGTGCCGGTTTCCGCCGTCGCGGCCGATCCGGAGCGTGGGTGA
- a CDS encoding S41 family peptidase produces MIRKLSLLLTGALMGATAMGVIYGAPGISANAAGSETYRQLAIFGDIFERVRAQYVTPPDEKTLVENAINGMLTSLDPHSSYLNQEAAKDMRVQTKGEFGGLGIEVTMENELVKVITPIDDTPAAKAGVLAGDYISKIDGEEVRGLTLNDAVEKMRGLVNTPIKLEILREGADKPIDITIVRDIIKVKAVKFRVEEDIGYMKITSFTEKTYDDLQDAITKIKAQIPSDKLKGYVLDLRLNPGGLLDQAVGVSDAFLDRGEIVSTRGRDPKDISRFDARAGDDIDGKPLIVLVNGGSASASEIVAGALQDHRRATVVGTQSFGKGSVQTIIPLPENGALRLTTALYYTPSGKSIQGKGITPDIKVEQPLPADLQGRDVSRGESDLKGHIKGVEESDAGSGSAAYVPPDPKDDIQLTYAEDLLRGVKTDPAFPPNPDKAVFNQ; encoded by the coding sequence ATGATACGTAAGTTGTCTCTTCTGCTTACCGGCGCGCTAATGGGCGCGACGGCGATGGGCGTGATCTACGGCGCGCCCGGGATTTCCGCCAATGCCGCGGGCTCGGAGACCTATCGTCAACTCGCGATTTTCGGCGACATTTTCGAACGCGTGCGCGCGCAATATGTGACGCCGCCCGACGAGAAGACGCTGGTGGAGAACGCTATCAACGGCATGCTCACCTCGCTCGATCCGCATTCCTCCTATCTGAACCAGGAAGCCGCAAAGGACATGCGGGTTCAGACCAAGGGCGAATTCGGCGGCCTCGGCATCGAAGTGACAATGGAGAACGAACTCGTCAAGGTCATCACGCCGATCGACGACACGCCCGCCGCCAAGGCCGGGGTGCTGGCCGGCGACTATATTTCGAAGATCGACGGCGAAGAGGTTCGCGGACTGACGCTGAACGACGCCGTCGAGAAGATGCGCGGCCTCGTCAACACGCCGATCAAGCTGGAAATCCTGCGCGAAGGCGCCGACAAGCCGATCGACATCACCATCGTCCGCGACATCATCAAGGTGAAGGCGGTGAAGTTCCGGGTCGAGGAAGACATCGGCTACATGAAGATCACGTCCTTCACCGAGAAGACCTATGACGACCTGCAGGACGCGATCACCAAGATCAAGGCGCAGATCCCTTCCGACAAGCTGAAGGGCTACGTGCTGGATCTCCGCCTCAATCCGGGCGGTCTGCTCGACCAGGCGGTCGGCGTGTCCGACGCCTTCCTCGACCGCGGCGAGATCGTCTCCACGCGCGGCCGCGATCCGAAGGACATCTCGCGCTTCGACGCGCGGGCCGGCGACGACATCGACGGCAAGCCGCTGATCGTCCTGGTCAATGGCGGTTCGGCAAGCGCCTCGGAGATTGTGGCCGGCGCGCTGCAGGATCATCGCCGCGCGACGGTGGTGGGCACGCAGTCCTTCGGCAAGGGCTCGGTGCAGACCATCATCCCGCTGCCCGAGAACGGCGCGCTGCGCCTGACCACGGCGCTTTATTACACGCCGTCGGGCAAGTCGATCCAGGGCAAGGGCATCACGCCTGATATCAAGGTGGAGCAGCCGCTGCCGGCCGATCTGCAGGGACGCGACGTCAGCCGCGGCGAATCGGACCTCAAGGGCCATATCAAGGGCGTGGAGGAGAGCGACGCCGGCTCCGGCTCCGCCGCCTACGTGCCGCCGGACCCGAAGGACGATATCCAGCTCACCTACGCGGAAGACCTGTTGCGTGGCGTGAAGACGGACCCGGCCTTCCCGCCGAATCCCGACAAGGCCGTTTTCAATCAGTAA
- a CDS encoding murein hydrolase activator EnvC — protein sequence MLTRSKCRLGLLLLLALPAAAGAWPVAAQEADQTSSIETRRQSGLEEYERVTREITLTDEKLARLAADIATVKKDSVTLTAALIQSAKTEKKLSEDITEIEQRLVTLKEQEASARLSLIAQQDVMADVLGALERMGLNPPPALLVRPEDALSSVRSAILLGAVVPEMRAKTDLLLADLQKISRLTASIAAERDSLAEAVSQQAVERKRLEILVEEKRKLRHDSEASLIEERKKAAELASQATSLKGLLAALEKEAQKAPPPAAAQPPEAPAGQVAMPLPDINMLLGPQSFDTLQGQIATPVSGSFVKRFGKPDGNGGVMLGDTVATQSDAIVTAPADGNVLYAGPFRSYGQLLILNVGGGYHVVLAGMNRINVSPGQAVLAGEPVGAMGDAKVASAAGSAIGTAGRELYIEFRKDGKPVDPAPWWARRLSGRTGNDT from the coding sequence TTGCTGACCCGATCGAAATGCAGGCTTGGCCTTCTTCTGCTGCTGGCGCTGCCGGCGGCGGCCGGCGCTTGGCCGGTCGCGGCGCAGGAGGCCGACCAGACCTCGTCGATCGAGACGCGCCGTCAGTCGGGTCTGGAGGAATATGAGCGCGTCACGCGCGAAATCACGCTGACGGACGAGAAACTTGCCAGACTCGCGGCCGACATCGCCACGGTGAAGAAGGACAGCGTGACGCTGACGGCGGCTCTGATCCAGTCGGCAAAGACGGAAAAGAAGCTCTCCGAGGACATCACGGAAATCGAGCAGCGCCTTGTGACGCTGAAGGAGCAGGAGGCTTCTGCCCGCCTGTCGCTTATCGCCCAGCAGGACGTGATGGCCGACGTGCTGGGCGCGCTGGAGCGCATGGGGCTGAACCCGCCGCCGGCCCTGCTGGTCCGGCCCGAGGACGCGCTTTCTTCGGTGCGCAGCGCCATTCTGCTCGGGGCGGTGGTGCCGGAAATGCGCGCCAAGACCGATCTGCTTCTGGCCGATCTCCAGAAGATCTCCCGGCTGACGGCGTCCATCGCGGCTGAGCGCGACAGCCTCGCCGAGGCCGTCTCACAGCAGGCGGTCGAGCGCAAGCGGCTGGAAATCCTCGTCGAAGAGAAGCGCAAGCTCCGTCACGACAGCGAAGCGAGCCTCATCGAGGAGCGCAAGAAGGCGGCAGAACTGGCGTCGCAGGCGACCAGTCTCAAGGGGCTGCTCGCGGCGCTGGAAAAGGAGGCGCAGAAGGCGCCGCCGCCGGCCGCCGCGCAACCACCCGAGGCGCCGGCCGGACAGGTTGCGATGCCGCTGCCCGACATCAACATGCTGCTCGGCCCGCAGTCCTTCGACACGCTCCAGGGGCAGATCGCCACGCCGGTTTCCGGTAGCTTCGTCAAGCGTTTCGGCAAGCCGGACGGTAACGGCGGAGTGATGCTCGGCGACACGGTTGCGACACAATCGGACGCGATAGTCACGGCTCCGGCCGATGGGAACGTGCTCTATGCGGGGCCTTTCCGTTCTTACGGACAACTCTTGATCCTGAATGTCGGCGGTGGCTATCATGTCGTGCTCGCCGGGATGAACAGAATCAACGTGTCCCCTGGGCAGGCCGTGCTCGCGGGAGAGCCGGTCGGAGCAATGGGAGATGCCAAGGTGGCGAGTGCCGCTGGAAGCGCGATTGGAACGGCCGGCCGCGAACTCTATATTGAGTTCCGGAAAGACGGAAAGCCCGTCGACCCGGCGCCTTGGTGGGCAAGACGCCTCTCTGGAAGGACAGGAAATGATACGTAA
- the rlmH gene encoding 23S rRNA (pseudouridine(1915)-N(3))-methyltransferase RlmH: MKIHICAVGRMKTGPEKELADRYFDRFARAGASLGLELAGVAELPESRASSTGERQDDEAQRLVAQVPAGAALVLLDERGRNFSSQQFADRLAALRDESTKALAIAIGGPDGHSETLRQRAGLLLSFGAMTWPHQMARIMLGEQLYRAATILSGHPYHRA, encoded by the coding sequence ATGAAGATCCACATATGTGCCGTGGGCCGGATGAAGACCGGCCCCGAAAAGGAACTTGCGGACCGCTATTTCGACCGTTTCGCCAGAGCGGGAGCGTCGCTCGGGCTGGAACTCGCCGGCGTGGCCGAACTTCCGGAAAGCCGGGCCAGTTCTACCGGTGAGCGGCAGGATGACGAGGCGCAACGCCTGGTCGCGCAGGTTCCCGCCGGCGCGGCGCTTGTCCTGCTCGACGAACGCGGCCGGAATTTCTCCTCGCAGCAGTTTGCCGACCGTCTTGCCGCTTTGCGCGATGAGAGCACGAAGGCGCTCGCCATCGCGATCGGCGGCCCGGACGGCCATTCGGAGACGCTTCGGCAGCGGGCGGGACTCCTCTTGTCCTTCGGCGCGATGACGTGGCCGCACCAGATGGCGCGCATCATGCTCGGCGAGCAGCTCTATCGGGCTGCAACGATCCTGTCGGGACATCCCTATCATCGCGCCTGA
- the rsfS gene encoding ribosome silencing factor gives MPSPAEMNRDIASSQAIETVLASLEDSKAEDIVSIDIRRKSSLGDYMVIASGRSHRHVAAVAEHLMQALKDGGFGQARVEGLPGADWVLIDSGDVIVHIFRPEIREFYNIEKMWQAPDLEEETIH, from the coding sequence CTGCCTTCGCCGGCGGAGATGAACCGAGACATCGCTTCGTCTCAAGCCATCGAAACCGTCTTGGCCAGTCTCGAGGACTCGAAGGCCGAAGACATCGTCTCCATAGACATTCGACGCAAATCCAGCCTCGGCGACTATATGGTGATCGCTTCCGGTCGATCGCACCGTCATGTCGCGGCGGTCGCGGAGCATCTGATGCAGGCCCTCAAGGATGGGGGGTTCGGCCAGGCGCGCGTCGAGGGATTGCCGGGCGCCGACTGGGTGCTCATCGATTCCGGCGACGTGATCGTGCATATCTTCCGGCCGGAGATTCGGGAGTTCTACAACATCGAGAAGATGTGGCAGGCTCCGGATCTCGAGGAAGAGACGATCCACTAG